The DNA window AGAACATGAGAGACCACCAGCTTCTGTAAGACTCGCCAAGATGTTTCAAGAGCAAGATAATTACGAGCTCTTACTTGTTACCAAATCGAACAGAATAGATAACCTGCTCAGGATTGAGCCCGAAAATGTCATCGTAAGTTTTAGTATTAATGCTTTTCCTGTTGCAAAACGGTGGGAAAAGGGTGCACCTCACCCGTTAAAGAGAATTGAAGCTGCTCGTAAGCTTTACGACCATGGTTATAAGGTCAGAGTGAGAATTGACCCTATGGTTCCAATAACAGGCTGGAAGTCATACTACAGGGAGCTTGTGGAGGAGATTATCAAGAGATTCGAGCCCGAGAGATTTACGCTTGGTACACTAAGAGGTCTCAGCACAACAATAAGGTGTGCAAAGGACACAAGCTGGGTCAAGTACCTCGACGAGTCAAGCAATTGGGGTCTTAAGCCGAGATTTAATGTGAGACTGACGATGTACAGGTTTATCATAGATCTGCTGGAAGAGTATGGTTTCATTAACTATGGACTATGCAAAGAGACGGTTGGAATGTGGAAAGCTTTGGAGATGGATTATAGGGAAATTAAGTGTAACTGCTTGCTTTAATCTTCAAGAAAGTCTGTTATCCTAACTGCATCCCCATAAAGTCTTTTTATTGCATGTTCCACTATATCTCCAGAATATGATTCGATAACTCTCTTCAATCTTTCAATTGCTGCCTTCCAAGGAGGTTTCTCTTTTCGCGTTGCAAATATCAAATAATATTTAAATTTAGCACCCCTTGATGTCCTGCCTTGTATCATTATGTCTTTTACATATTTTCTGTAGTTTTTTATCTTATTTATATAAAATTTTTTTACTTTACTTTCTTTATTAAGCTTAACCCAAACTTCTTCTGGCTCTCCAAAAAACTTTGAAAGTTCTTTTTTTGTGTTCTCAGACAAGCTCTCTACTCTACCAATTTCCTTTGCGATTAATGTAGCTTGTAAAGTTATGAAAAGATCCCCATATTGTATTTCTAACAACTTCTTAAGAGTTCTCCATTCTAATTGCCATTTGTATGGATCTAAAAACGCTAAATAGTTTTTATGACTAAGCTTATTAAGAAAGGCGACGATTTTGTCAATAGCGATATTAGCATCTTTTGGTAATACTTCATATTTTCCAGAAATCCAAGAGAACTTCTTTTCGGGAAATAGCTTTCCCTGTTCATGTACTTCCACACTCTCAAGGAATTTTAGTCTTTCTTCTAAGGATTTTGCATATTCTCTGTTGTTATCCACGAAAAATAAATAATCGAATTGTCTTTTAGCTTTAGTTGCACAATCTATGGCTATTATGGGAGAACCAACAAGAGCGTATCTTCCAACCTTGTTAATCCCACTTCCAGAAAAAAGATCGATATAAACTAATGTTGTTGGCATACCTTTGTTTTCCAAGCTACTTTTAATTATATTTAGATAAGGTTGAACAAAGTATGACAAAGCAACCAATTTCAAAGGTGTCCAACCCTTGAATTCATTAAATGAAGTGCCTACATTACTTAACTTATTTAGAAGATTAGGGTAAGATTTCAAAAGTAAAATTTCTAATCTTCTGTCCAAATATTCAATATCGGGATTGTAATTTGCCATTAGTTCCCCTCCAGATTTGTCGATTCTTAAGCTATCCTGCCTCCTATTGTAATTTTAATTTCTCATTCTCTTCAGCATCAATCCACCGATCGGCGCTGCAACTCCAGCTACAGGCTTTCCGGTTAGAGCGTTGATAGCTGTGATTTCTACTTCCTCTCCGACTACAACACTCGAAGGAGCTTCAATTTTCAAAACTCCAACGGCTGAAGTTGGTTGCAAGAGTGCAAGAACGGCAAGAAATATGACTGTTCCGAAAACTACGCGTTTTCGGAGCATGTTTAATTTATCGAAATCAGACTTACTTAAAAGTTACTGATTCATCACTTAGTGGTCTTTAGTAAATAAAATAAATAAACAAATCAGGATTATAACAAAATCTCACGGTGACTTCCGAGAGGGGTCTCATGCAATGGGAGGACGTCCATGATCTACGTATTTATCGATGAGAGCGGTGATCTGGGGTTTAAAGAGACTTCATCGAGATATTACGTTATTGCTAGCGTCGAGACGAAAGACGAGTCTAAAATAAGGGATGTATTTAAAAAAATAAGAAAAAAGCTCGGCAAGAAGAAAAGAGACATCCCAGAGTTTAAATTTTCAAAAACAAACAGAAAAATCAAACTTTTGATATTGTCCAAATTATCAGAACTCGATTTGTCTTTTTCAGCCGTTGTTTTGAGAAAAGAGTCTGTATATCCACACCTTCGTAATAAACAGCAAATATTGCATAACTACATAACTGGGTTCATCGTTGAGGTTCTCCCGCTTCATTGCAGATCTAAGATCCAAGTTGTTGTTGACAAGTTTCTGTCGAAAGAGAGCGATGTCGAGAATTTCAACAGATATCTCGAATATAAAATCGGAAAGGTTTGCAACAACCTTGGAATCATAGAGCCATCGATTACGATTTCCCACGAGTCGTCCCAGAGGCGACCAGGACTCCAAGCGGCAGATTTCGTCGCTGGCGCCATATTTAACAGATACGAGAGAAACGTAGACGATTACTATAATTTAATAAAACCCAAAATAAAAATCCTAAAAGAAAGGTTTTAGATGTATTGAACGGCGGCCCCGTCCTACTCCATCCCACCCTCCTCAAGGAGGCCTCATCGTTTCGGACGGAGGGGGGCATAGTAGGCCCCGACCTTACCCGCCTAATAGTATTTATATGTTTCGTCAATTTAAACCTTTCGTAAGGAAAGTTAGACCCGTAAACTTTACCTTCCTAGAATATTATTCAGCAATTTTGATGAAGTTGAAGGAGTTGATAGAGGAGCTTGAGTTGTTTGAGAGGTAAAGAGTTCCGAACGACCTTAGAATTCTTGGCATAGCGACTTACATTCAAACTTCTTCGACGAGGAGAACGGCTAAAATTCTCTCAGAGTTTCGTCCGGTCTTCCATACGGCTGTGTGGAAGTGGATAAAGAAGTTTAAAAAACTGCCGATTTCGACTGAGAAGAACACGACGAGAAACATTCTTACAGCAAGGTCTTTCGTCAGAGAAGTTCTTAATTACTGCGAGAACGAGCCCAAGTTTTTGATAGACAAAGCGCCATGGCTTAGAAGAGCCCTGGAAAGTTTAGGCTTGAAATTTGAACACCAAACCTTTCGGAAAGAGAAGTCTGGTTGAATCCGTGTTTTCTTCTTTTAAACAGAGAGTTAAGCTGTTCTTCTGTTCGATTTCCACTGAAAATCTAATTAAAAACTGGAATCTATTCTGCAAAATGTTTATGTTGTATTACAATCACATGAGGTGGTTAAGTTGACAGGGCTGGAAAGTTGGTGCTGCTGTAGAAAGTTTTTGGTGAGAATGAAAGTTCATAAAATATCCGCCCTCTTCAACCCTATAAATCTGGACACCTCAGTAGATGTCATCATTATGGCTTCCCAGCATTCTGCCAAAACGGCACATTTTTGTATTGATAGGCTATGAACCGGAGGAAGATATGCCGAAAGGTAGACATTCGGTGGTGGAGTTCAAGAACGGAGTAGCTGTGAAGAAGTTCAAGAAAGAGCTCAAGCTGAACTTCTGGAAGGAGGCTTACTTCCTAACGATCCTTCAACCCTTCAAGTTCGTTCCCAGACTTTATAAGGTCTATCCGGAGAAACTTGAGATTCACATGGAGAGGCTCGAAGGAATTCCGATAGGAAAGTACATCGAAAACGGTTTCGATGAGAGGGTTTTAGAGGCTTTGAAAATATGCAGAATACTCGACAGGCTCGGAATAAACAAAGAGGAGATGACTCACCCGGACAAGCACGTAATCATCGGAGAAAGAGTCTGGTTCATAGATTTTGAGAGGGGAGTTTTGAGGGAAAAACCAGCTAACGTAACCCAATTCTCGATATATCTCGCTAAAAAGCTTGGAAAAAATGACTGGGGGGGTTTAAGCTCTTTATTGAGAAATTACAAGAGAAGGTTCGACGAAGAAAGCTTTAAGAAGATCTTGGAGTTCTTTACTCGGTAATCTTCTCTATCATCTCCCCGATCTTTTTCATGTAGTCCATGAGGCTTTTGTAGTCGTCCTTTAACTTCTTTATCTGTTCCTCCCCTCCTTCTCTTATTACGGCTCCGTGAGGTGTTGGCTCTATAATTCCGGCATGCTCCAGCGTTCTCAAGGAATACCTCACTTTGTGCTTCGGCATGTTGAGTAATTCGGAAAGCTTGAAGATTCCTATCGGCTGATTCTTCATCACCGCCTCCAACACGATTAAATGCCTGACAACGATCTCAGCTTCACTGAGTAACTTTCTCAGCACCATTACTCAACACCTCAATATATCTCGAACTATTATTACAAACTATTATTATTTAAGTTTTTTCTCAAAATTATTTTAAACGAAATTAACAAGCTTTCGGCGATGAGACAAATGAGTTCCATCGACATAAGAGCCGTGCTGAACGAACTTAAAATCGAAGGTATGAAAGTGGATAAAGTATACCATTATCCTCCCAACGAGTTCAGGATAAAACTTAGAGGTAGAGGGAGAGTAGACTTTCTCGTAGAGGCTGGAAAAAGAATTCACGCGACGGAGTTTCCGAAAGAGAGTCCGAAGTTTCCGTCATCAATTGCCATGCTTTTAAGAAAGCATCTGGAGAACGCGAGAGTTGAAAGAGTTTACCAGCACGATTTTGATAGGATCGTCGTTATTGAATTTTCCAGAGGGGATGAAAAGAAGATAATGGTTGCTGAACTCTTCGGGAAGGGCAACCTCCTACTCTTGGACGAAGATTTTAAAGTTATTCTTTCGACAAATCCCTCCTACAAGATCGGAGACGCTTATAGCTTTCCCGAAAAAAGGCTCACGCCTTTTGATGTAAGATCACCTAAAGACCTCGAAGAAATTTTGGATGAGAGAGAAGTCGTAAAGACTCTCGCAACCAAGCTCGGACTGGGAGGACTTTACGCTGAAGAGATTCTCGAAAGAGCTGGAGTGAACAAAAAAAAGCCCGGAAAAGAGCTTGAAGAAGATGAAGTTAGAAGAATATTCGAGGAGATGAAAAAGATTTTCGAAGACGTCGAAAACTGCAATTTCAACCCTCATATAATACTCAAAGACGGGGATTACGTAGATTATCAGCCGATAGATTTGAAAAAGTACGAAGGTTACGAAAAGAAGTACTTCGAAAGCTTCAACAAAGCTGTTGACGAATTTTACACGAGAAGCGCTCTTAAAGAAATAGAGGTAAAGGAAAAGAAGAGCGAAGTCATCGAAAAGCTCGAAAACAGATTGAAAATCCAGCTCGAAACGAAGGAAAGATACGAAAGGGAATCTGAGAAGCTGAGAAGAATTGGAGACTTAATCTACGAAAAATATCCCATCGTGGAGAGAATACACTCGGCTTTGAAAAAAGCGGTTGAGCTGAAAGGTTTTGATGAGGTAAAAAAGATACTGGCTGAGCAGAAAAAAGCTGGAAAACTGAAGGAAATACTCGATATAATTCCAAAAGAAAAAGCCGTTGTTTTATCGATCGACGACGTGAAGTTCAAGCTCTTCCTCGATAAGAACTTGCATGAAAATGCGGAATACTACTACGATCAAGCCAAAAAGCTGAAGGAAAAAGTAAACGGAATTGTAAAGGCTATAGAGAAAACCAGAGAGGAAATTAGAAGGGCGGAAGAGATCGAAGCGAAAAAGATTCTCTCGGAGTTCAGAGTCGTGAGGAGAAGAGAGTGGTACGAGAAGTACAGGTGGTACATAACTTCCGAAGGTTTTCTCGTTATCGGCGGGAGAAACGCCGAAATGAACGAGGAAATAGTTTCAAAGCACTTCGAGAGCAAGGATTTATTCTTCCACACTCAAACTCCCGGAGGGGCTGTAACAATCCTTAAAAGGGGATTGGAGGCTGGTGAGAAAAGCATAAAGGAGGCTGCTGAATTTGCGGCAATATACTCGGCTTTGTGGAAGCACGGAATGCACAGCGGGGAAGTTTACTATGTGACGTACGAGCAAGTGAAAAGAGCTGCCAAACCCGGAGAATACCTGCCGAAAGGAAGCTTCTACATTGTCGGAAAGAGAAACTACCTTTCGGTAGAGTTGAAAGCCGCTATAGGTGTAGATCTCGAAAATCTTAGAGTTATAGGCGGTCCGGTAGAAGGAGTGAAGAAGCACGCAGACTATTACGTGGTGATAGGGATCGGCGACAAGGAGGTTAACG is part of the Ferroglobus placidus DSM 10642 genome and encodes:
- a CDS encoding DUF3800 domain-containing protein, with product MIYVFIDESGDLGFKETSSRYYVIASVETKDESKIRDVFKKIRKKLGKKKRDIPEFKFSKTNRKIKLLILSKLSELDLSFSAVVLRKESVYPHLRNKQQILHNYITGFIVEVLPLHCRSKIQVVVDKFLSKESDVENFNRYLEYKIGKVCNNLGIIEPSITISHESSQRRPGLQAADFVAGAIFNRYERNVDDYYNLIKPKIKILKERF
- the tcmP gene encoding three-Cys-motif partner protein TcmP, with the protein product MANYNPDIEYLDRRLEILLLKSYPNLLNKLSNVGTSFNEFKGWTPLKLVALSYFVQPYLNIIKSSLENKGMPTTLVYIDLFSGSGINKVGRYALVGSPIIAIDCATKAKRQFDYLFFVDNNREYAKSLEERLKFLESVEVHEQGKLFPEKKFSWISGKYEVLPKDANIAIDKIVAFLNKLSHKNYLAFLDPYKWQLEWRTLKKLLEIQYGDLFITLQATLIAKEIGRVESLSENTKKELSKFFGEPEEVWVKLNKESKVKKFYINKIKNYRKYVKDIMIQGRTSRGAKFKYYLIFATRKEKPPWKAAIERLKRVIESYSGDIVEHAIKRLYGDAVRITDFLED
- the rqcH gene encoding ribosome rescue protein RqcH, with protein sequence MRQMSSIDIRAVLNELKIEGMKVDKVYHYPPNEFRIKLRGRGRVDFLVEAGKRIHATEFPKESPKFPSSIAMLLRKHLENARVERVYQHDFDRIVVIEFSRGDEKKIMVAELFGKGNLLLLDEDFKVILSTNPSYKIGDAYSFPEKRLTPFDVRSPKDLEEILDEREVVKTLATKLGLGGLYAEEILERAGVNKKKPGKELEEDEVRRIFEEMKKIFEDVENCNFNPHIILKDGDYVDYQPIDLKKYEGYEKKYFESFNKAVDEFYTRSALKEIEVKEKKSEVIEKLENRLKIQLETKERYERESEKLRRIGDLIYEKYPIVERIHSALKKAVELKGFDEVKKILAEQKKAGKLKEILDIIPKEKAVVLSIDDVKFKLFLDKNLHENAEYYYDQAKKLKEKVNGIVKAIEKTREEIRRAEEIEAKKILSEFRVVRRREWYEKYRWYITSEGFLVIGGRNAEMNEEIVSKHFESKDLFFHTQTPGGAVTILKRGLEAGEKSIKEAAEFAAIYSALWKHGMHSGEVYYVTYEQVKRAAKPGEYLPKGSFYIVGKRNYLSVELKAAIGVDLENLRVIGGPVEGVKKHADYYVVIGIGDKEVNEISVEIAKIFYEKCKEEEKHLVRAIATPDEIAKFLPPGKSRIIEVKA
- a CDS encoding spore photoproduct lyase family protein, with amino-acid sequence MVSEKMTVQKSLKMFSVDAEEEMPRVVVAEVPNLKGEMERRVIKVGDGSIIKLFDRTPIPKKDTDVVCPHFLELKWANGCPFNCAWCYLQGTFRFLDRGKKPFIKDWKKIELHLWALFQHNSRRELLNAGELSDSLIGEHERPPASVRLAKMFQEQDNYELLLVTKSNRIDNLLRIEPENVIVSFSINAFPVAKRWEKGAPHPLKRIEAARKLYDHGYKVRVRIDPMVPITGWKSYYRELVEEIIKRFEPERFTLGTLRGLSTTIRCAKDTSWVKYLDESSNWGLKPRFNVRLTMYRFIIDLLEEYGFINYGLCKETVGMWKALEMDYREIKCNCLL